The Ornithinibacillus sp. 4-3 region CAGGTGAAATAGAAGCAAAGCTTTGGGATATCACAGATGAAGATGAAAGCACATTTACACAAGAAAAAATCGTGCAAATTACTGGAGTAATTAATCAATTCCGTGGGAAAAACCAATTGAAGATTAGTACAATTCGACCAGCAAGTGTAGCGGATGGTGTTAAGGTTTCAGATTTTATTGAGAAGGCTCCAATTGAGCAGGAAGTAATCATGGAGAAATTAACAGAGATTATTTTTGAAATGAAAAATCCAGCAATCCAAAGAATTGTACGTGCATTTATTAAGAAATACCAAGAAGAGCTACTTGTGTATCCAGCAGCAACCAAAAACCATCATGAATATGCATCTGGCCTGGCACATCATATCGTGAGTATGTTAGCGCTAGGTAAAGAAATTTGTCGTCTTTACCCACAATTGAATCAAGATCTATTATTAGCCGGAATTATTTTACATGATCTTGGTAAAATTCATGAATTATCAGGTGTTGCTTCAACGACTTATACATTAGAAGGTAAATTATTAGGACATATCACCATGATGGTAGAGGAAATTGGAGAAGTTGCCAAAGAATTAAAAATCGAAGGTGAAGAGGTACTTTTATTAAAGCATATTGTACTATCACATCATGGGAAATTAGAGTGGGGAAGCCCTAAGACCCCTTTAATTCAGGAAGCAGAAGTTCTCCATTTTATTGACCAACTAGATGCGAAATTAAATATGATGCAACGCTCGTTAGTTAAAACAAAGCCAGGAGAATTTACGGAACGAATTTACCCAATGGAAAATCGCTCCTTATATAAACCATCGATAGAAAATGAATAGAAACCGTTCTATCTTTTCCAAAGCTAGCATATATGTTAGCAAGTCACTAGGACAAGGGAGGATAGTAAATAATGGTTACAATTCCATGGTGGATATGGCTTATCGTGCTAGGCGTTTGTTTTTCAGCTTATATGACTTTTCGAACTGCTCGAGAAGAAAAACAAATAGAGATTCAATTTATTGAAGAAGAAGGTAAGAAATATATGGAAAGAATTGCAGAGGAAAGAAAAAAACGAGGGCTAGTAAAAGAATAAAAATCAAATAGAAACCACCCGTCCTTGATCAACAACTAACAGTTGAATCAAAGTGGGTGGTTTTATTTATTATCCTTCAGTATTAAAAAGTTGTTCAAACTCTTCAATTTTTATATCGATTTTAGCATCATCTAGAAGTTTAGCGATTTTTTCTTGAGCTTCTTCTGGATTAACTTTATTGTTAATTAATTCACGTTTAATTGCTTCTTCACGATCTTCAAAAGCTTCAACATCTTCTTTTTCACGTTTATCATTCACTTTAATGATATGGAAACCATATGAAGTTTGTACAGGTTCACTAATATCACCAGCTTCTAACGCGAATGCTGCATCAAAGAATTCAGCAACCATGTCGCCAATTCCAAAGTACCCAAGTTCTCCGCCTTCATTTTTATTAGCTTCATCTGTAGAATGTTCTTTTGCTAATTCAGCGAAATCTGCACCACCATTAAGTTCTTCTTGAATTTCCAGTGCAGTAGCTTCTTCTTCTACTAAGATATGTTGAGCATCAATTTCGGTATTTTCTTTGTCATACTGTTCTTTAATTTCATCTTCAGTAACTTCAATGCCTTCTGTCATAGCAGCTTCTTGAAGAAGACTTGCTTTCATAAACTTCCTTAATTCGTCTTCATTTGAAATACCTTGTTGTTGAAGGACCATTTCAAATTGGTCACCTAATTGTTCTTTAATTTCTTCTACTCTTTCATCTACATCACTATCTGATACTTCATACTTATCTTCTAGAATTTCTAGTGTCACCATTTCACGTAATACAGACTCTCCATAACGGTCTTTTAGTTCGTTGTAGAAATCGTCTTTCGTAATATCTCCGGCATTGGATGAAACAACAACTTCATCATCATTAGAACTACAAGCTCCTAATGTTAATAAACCAGCGGAAAATACTGTAGCAATTATTAGTTTCTTCATTTTTTAACACTCCTATATTCTGTGATACTTGTATAACCTCTTTTTTAAATAGATAAAAATAGATTATGTTTAGATGTTAAAAATATTCCATTTTATCTAGATTGTC contains the following coding sequences:
- the yhaM gene encoding 3'-5' exoribonuclease YhaM translates to MKMGIGELAVGENFEGFLLIREASKSVASNGKPFLTLILRDRTGEIEAKLWDITDEDESTFTQEKIVQITGVINQFRGKNQLKISTIRPASVADGVKVSDFIEKAPIEQEVIMEKLTEIIFEMKNPAIQRIVRAFIKKYQEELLVYPAATKNHHEYASGLAHHIVSMLALGKEICRLYPQLNQDLLLAGIILHDLGKIHELSGVASTTYTLEGKLLGHITMMVEEIGEVAKELKIEGEEVLLLKHIVLSHHGKLEWGSPKTPLIQEAEVLHFIDQLDAKLNMMQRSLVKTKPGEFTERIYPMENRSLYKPSIENE
- a CDS encoding sporulation YhaL family protein, with amino-acid sequence MVTIPWWIWLIVLGVCFSAYMTFRTAREEKQIEIQFIEEEGKKYMERIAEERKKRGLVKE
- a CDS encoding peptidylprolyl isomerase, which codes for MKKLIIATVFSAGLLTLGACSSNDDEVVVSSNAGDITKDDFYNELKDRYGESVLREMVTLEILEDKYEVSDSDVDERVEEIKEQLGDQFEMVLQQQGISNEDELRKFMKASLLQEAAMTEGIEVTEDEIKEQYDKENTEIDAQHILVEEEATALEIQEELNGGADFAELAKEHSTDEANKNEGGELGYFGIGDMVAEFFDAAFALEAGDISEPVQTSYGFHIIKVNDKREKEDVEAFEDREEAIKRELINNKVNPEEAQEKIAKLLDDAKIDIKIEEFEQLFNTEG